In Chrysemys picta bellii isolate R12L10 chromosome 4, ASM1138683v2, whole genome shotgun sequence, the sequence TAAATTCAAGACCTCCAGCACTAAAAGCCTCAGCCCCAACTCGTACCCCTGACTGAGATGATTTTCACCCTGATTCTCTTACAGCAGAGTCACAAGTCACTGTTTGCTGCTCGGATTAGTGAGCAGTTGTCTTCGTATGCGGGGCATGATTAACCTGCGTGTCAGTGTATTTACGCTGTGTGTATTTTATCATACAACTGGGATGACCAGCTGTGAACGTCCGCACCATCCACCTGCCCACATCTCTGTAGCTGCCAGATCTCTGTTCAGAGGAGATGGAAAAGGGAAATCACTCAGAGGTGACTGAGTTCATTCTCTCAGGACTGACAGATCGTCCGGAGCTGCAGGTCCTCCTGTTTGGGGTGTTCCTAGTGGTTTATGTTATCACCCTGGTGGGAAATGGGGGGATGATCTTCTTAATCACCATTGATCCCCgacttcacacccccatgtactttttcctcagtaatttGTCTTTCTGTGATCTCTGCTATTCCTCGATAATTTCCCCTAAGATGCTGCAAAATTTCTTAGCCGAGAGGAAAAGCATTTCTTACACTGCCTGCGCTGTGCAACAATATCTCTCAATTGTTTTTGGAGATGTTGAGTGCCTGTTGCTGGCTGTGATGGCGTATGACCgttatgtggccatctgtaaCCCGCTGCTCTATACGGTCACCATGTCCAGGCAGCTTTGTAACCAACTAGTGGTTGGGGCATACGCTGTGGGGTTGGTGGATTCAATGATTCAGTGTTTTACATTTCGGCTGTCATTCTGCAActccaacatcatcaatcatttcttctgtgacatccccccaCTGTTGGCGCTCTCCTGTTCTGACACCCGCAACAAAGAGATTGCGATGTTTGTTTTTATGAGCTGCATTCTAGTGAGCAGCCTTGTCACTGTCCTCCTCTCCTATGTCtatatcatctccaccatcctgcagATCCGCTCTGCCGAGGGGAGgcacaaagccttctccacctgctctttCCACTTGACTGCTGTGGCCCTGTATTTTGGCACCCTCCTCTTCATGTATTTACGTCCCACCTACAGCTATTCCATGGACACAGACAAAGTGGCCTCAGTGTTTTACACGCTggtgatccccatgttgaacctcctcatctacagcctgaggaacatgGAGGTAAAGGACGCCCTGAGGAAAGCAATGAATAAACTCCTAACCAATTCTTGAATCTAACTATTTTCTCGTTTAGTGATGGGGTGTTGAAACAGGTGAATTCAATTCCCAGCCCATTTCAATGTAATTTTGCAGAGCCCGTGGGAATCTTGTTCATTattatattgtttttatttttaatttgtttgtattcCAACAAGGTCTGCAGGCCCCAAATGAGATCAGTGGACAAAATACAGGAAGAATCACAGGTCCAGAAAGAGAGATTGATTCTATAAGCTGGTGGCTAGGGGCACCCACTTGGAGGGTGAGATTCTCAACTTCACGTctctgttccaatggttattgaATTAGTTATCCAGAGTAGAAGAACTTTgaaaggagagattgagagcaaGCCAGACTGGAATAGCACATCATTCAGGGGCTGGGATGCTTTCTGGAAATGCAGGAAACCCAAGTGCAGAGTGTGATGGGTTCAaactgatgtgctgaaattacctctgatcgcattttccctgccagcctggacctccagaaccctgccttgttgagccagacatgctagcctgctgcagcacagacccagggtctcggCCACGACCCCAGAGCTGCAGATCTAGACTGAAACCAGCTCAGCAGGATACCTGTCTCCAGCACGCAGATACCCAGCttccagtggggtccaaacctcaaataaatccattttacacaGCAGCCTATCTGGGTTCCCTCTGGGTCAGACACTCCTGCGTCCCCAAAAGGGAAGGTGACCCTGATCCAGTTGTGGGCTCCCAGCTTTGACAGcccttcactggccagcaaaatccccttctttcccccaggttaggcttgcttccagctacagagtccctggggtctgttcccaccacagtggttaccaggaccccaacttccaccatgtttctgtgcaccccagggcagggcctgtcccctgTCGACCTGCATCTTCCTGGAAGTCAACCCTGGGATAGATTCTGCCACATCAAAGAAATCATTCCCCTGTCGAAACGGTGCAGAATTGTGTGCCACtgttgcaacagtcagctcagctTGCAAATCACCACTTTCCATGTGTACCTTAGCTAACGGTGCAACGACTTTGTAACCTCCCACCagttctaattctgccattttccctGCAACAAATCCTTCTCATgtatcaggtccctcctgaccacagaaatgtCTGCACCCGTGTCCCTCAAGCCTAGGAGTACTTTCACCTTAAGTTTAACTGCATGCATATGCTCACGGCTTCGTTGTGTAGAAGCAaactttacaaatcctgtgtggaaagaggcagtAGCCTGGCCCTCAGACGCAGCAGTTTCATGTGTTacctgctgcctgttcccacTCAGCAAGGGACATTTATTCCTCTgcgctcagtggacttacaatgaaagcacctcttgggctcctctgcttgtatAGGGATAAAACAgtgattctgctttccaccaaccctgcacccctctaCCCCCAACCCTGTACTCCTCTacccccaaccctgcacccctctaccccaaccctgcacccctctaccccaaccctgcacccctctacccctagggttaccattcgtccggatttacccggacatgtcctcctttttgtgctaaaaatagcgtccgggggggaatttgtaaagcactcacaatgtccgggatttcccccctcccccggcatagcagagcgagcggctgggagggctgcaggaaagtcccaggctggactccggagcagctgtagaggagccggatccgccctgcattctgagccaggggcagctctcccctgcagcccagtccagcagcactgtgcagggccagggaccgggttttgttgtgctggggagcgcagccacgtgtccggctcgcacagagcccaacaccctgttctgagcagcagggtaagggggccagggggcaggagaaggggcagggaggttctggagggggcagtcaagaaacggggggggctttttggggggagtggagaaagttttgggcagtcagggtacaggtagggggtagggtcctggggggtagttggggggggtcttaggagggggcagttaggggacaatgcacagggagtcttaggtagggggtggggttctggagggcagttaggagcaggggtcccaggagggggcagtcaggggacaaggagcgggggggtggggggctgggagttctgggggggagctgtcagggggcaggagtggggagagggatcggagcagtcaggggacagggagcagaggggtttagatgggttgggagttctgggggaggctgtcagggggtggggagtggttggatggggcgtgggagtcccaggggtctgtctgggggtgggggtgtggataagggttggggcagtcaggggacaagaggcagggaggcttagatagggagtggagtcctggggggcagttaggggcaggggtcccaggagggggcagtcaggggacaaggaacggggggagggttgggggttctgggggggcgggaagtgggaggggcaggggcggggctagggcggggctcctcccgtcctcttttttgcttgctgaaatatggtaaccctatctacccccaaccctgtacccctctgccaGCAGTTTACGTTTAATTGCCACTTGCGATGGCTCAAAAGAGTCTGCACACTCAGCCAATCCACCTACTGCATCCACGTTTTTGTCCCACtaatactgttttacatcatcactgcacatattcaggaattgtTCCTGAGTAAGCAAATCACACATTTCTTCCAAGCTTGTAATGCCTTTTCCCCTCACGCACTTATctaacaaatctctcatttcatttataTAAGCCACATTACTCAATCCAGATCCCCTTTTAAGattcctgaatttaaccctgtaggtttctggtataatctgaaactgtttcaaaaccagttccttaaatttaccatagtttcaaGCATCAttaataggcatcttattgagtATGTCCAGAGCTCTTCCAGTCCATTTTGCTACCAATGTGGTCATTCTTTGATTGTCAGGAATTGTACGGAGGgggcacagtctctcaaaggtgatgaaatatttggCAATGTCACTCATCAGACAGCGGACATAGTCATTCCCATTTGTGGAGTTTTGGGGAAGTGGGGCCAGCTGCTGGAGGGTTTTGTCTCTTCccctccataacagccagttcatgtttCTGGGCCTCAATCTGggcctgtatttctctgtctcTTAACTCCAGGGCCAATTtgtccctggctgcctctgcttcCATAGCCCTTTTGTGCGCAGTTGCTTCTGCTTCTTTGAACTTCAATTGAAACTCCCGgtcctttgccttctcttctgcttccagtctggccagctcaagtttagtagggttaccatatttaacaaataaaaaaagaggaccttccacggggccctggccccgcccatttcccaccccaggccCGCCCCAagtccgccccttccccgccccaaccccaccctaactccgccccctcctccctcccactcccagccagggggaaagggctgcccgagcgctaccggcttcacggttttcCGGGCaggccccagaccctgcgcccccggccagcgcttccccagcgcagctggagcccgggaggggaagtgcccagccgggggtgcagggtctggaggctgcccggcaaaccgtgaagccggtagcgctcgggctttgggcagcccccttgcctccggaccctgcgcccccggctgggcattTCCCCTCCCGGCTCCGGCGCCGCAGGGTCCGGAGgaatgggggctgcccaaagcccgtagcggtcggctcttaaacagagccaaagagtcaggggaggagcagagctgccgcggccaaagactctgctcctcccctgactcttcggctctgtttaagagccgagctgcctgagcgctaccggctacgggcagcccccatgcctccggaccccagccgcc encodes:
- the LOC101953228 gene encoding olfactory receptor 8U9-like, whose protein sequence is MEKGNHSEVTEFILSGLTDRPELQVLLFGVFLVVYVITLVGNGGMIFLITIDPRLHTPMYFFLSNLSFCDLCYSSIISPKMLQNFLAERKSISYTACAVQQYLSIVFGDVECLLLAVMAYDRYVAICNPLLYTVTMSRQLCNQLVVGAYAVGLVDSMIQCFTFRLSFCNSNIINHFFCDIPPLLALSCSDTRNKEIAMFVFMSCILVSSLVTVLLSYVYIISTILQIRSAEGRHKAFSTCSFHLTAVALYFGTLLFMYLRPTYSYSMDTDKVASVFYTLVIPMLNLLIYSLRNMEVKDALRKAMNKLLTNS